The following are from one region of the Phycisphaeraceae bacterium genome:
- a CDS encoding NAD-dependent epimerase/dehydratase family protein: MSGKLAVIGGGGGFIGGHLARRMLDRGFRVRSVDIKPLEEWYQVHPEAENVVADLKDKDNCYRACQGADEVFQLAADMGGMGFIENNKALCMLSVLTNTHMLMAAKDCNISRFFYASSACVYNADKQTNADVTALKEADAYPAMPEDGYGWEKLFSERMCRHFREDFGLHTRVARFHNVYGPFGTWDGGREKAPAAVCRKVIQAKLTGNHSIEIWGDGEQTRSFMYIDDCLKGIDSITHSDILEPINLGSSELVSINQLVDIVEDFAGLKLKRNYNLDAPKGVRGRNSDNALIRKYLNWEPSVSLREGMKKTYDWILGEYQATYGNKPATATV, encoded by the coding sequence ATGAGTGGAAAGTTGGCGGTCATCGGAGGCGGCGGCGGATTCATCGGCGGACACCTCGCACGACGCATGCTCGATCGCGGATTCCGCGTTCGATCTGTAGACATCAAGCCCCTCGAAGAGTGGTATCAGGTCCACCCGGAGGCTGAGAATGTCGTCGCCGACCTCAAGGACAAAGACAACTGCTACCGCGCATGCCAGGGCGCAGACGAAGTCTTCCAGCTCGCCGCCGACATGGGAGGCATGGGATTCATCGAAAACAACAAAGCACTCTGCATGCTCTCCGTCCTCACCAACACACACATGCTCATGGCTGCCAAGGACTGCAACATCTCCCGCTTCTTCTACGCCTCCTCCGCCTGCGTCTACAACGCCGACAAACAGACCAACGCCGATGTCACAGCACTCAAAGAAGCAGACGCATACCCCGCCATGCCCGAGGACGGTTACGGCTGGGAAAAACTCTTCTCCGAACGCATGTGCCGACACTTCCGCGAAGACTTCGGACTCCACACCCGCGTCGCACGCTTCCACAATGTCTACGGCCCATTCGGCACATGGGATGGCGGACGCGAAAAGGCCCCCGCAGCCGTCTGCCGCAAAGTCATTCAAGCCAAACTCACCGGCAATCACTCCATCGAAATCTGGGGCGACGGCGAGCAGACCCGCTCGTTCATGTACATCGACGACTGCCTCAAAGGCATCGACTCCATCACCCACTCCGATATCCTCGAACCGATCAACCTCGGCTCGAGCGAACTCGTCAGCATCAACCAACTCGTCGATATCGTCGAAGATTTCGCAGGCCTCAAACTCAAGCGAAACTACAACCTCGACGCACCCAAGGGCGTCCGAGGCCGCAACAGCGACAACGCCCTCATTCGCAAGTACCTCAACTGGGAGCCTTCCGTCTCCCTCCGCGAAGGCATGAAGAAAACCTACGACTGGATCCTCGGCGAATATCAGGCCACATACGGCAACAAACCCGCAACCGCAACCGTCTGA